One genomic region from Halorussus rarus encodes:
- a CDS encoding cupin domain-containing protein, translating into MEVVPKDAEESTEAVEGVHLSLLAGDERMNVQHFDIEPGAEVPEHSHDNEQTGYITRGTLTFIVGGEEIDVSAGDSYAVPADEPHAAENRGDVPVEGVDIFSPPRTNPDWQD; encoded by the coding sequence ATGGAAGTCGTACCCAAAGACGCGGAGGAGTCCACCGAGGCGGTCGAGGGCGTCCACCTCTCGCTGCTGGCCGGCGACGAGCGGATGAACGTCCAGCACTTCGACATCGAACCCGGCGCGGAGGTGCCCGAGCACAGCCACGACAACGAGCAGACCGGCTACATCACGCGGGGCACGCTGACGTTCATCGTGGGCGGCGAGGAGATCGACGTGAGCGCGGGCGACTCCTACGCCGTCCCCGCCGACGAACCCCACGCCGCCGAGAACCGCGGCGACGTGCCCGTGGAGGGCGTCGACATCTTCAGTCCGCCTCGCACGAACCCGGACTGGCAGGACTGA
- the map gene encoding type II methionyl aminopeptidase: protein MSSTDVDLDAEKYEKHREAGEILAQVREEAADRVEVGASQLEVAEYAEDRIRELGGEPAFPVNISVDEEAAHATPAADDDAEFGEEMVNLDIGVHVDGWIADTAITVDLSGNPELQEASAEALEAAIDAVEPGVETGDIGAEIESVIDGYGFNPVVNLTGHGLDQYQQHVAPNIPNRAVSQGVELEVGDVVAIEPFATDGTGKVHEGNDEEIFALEREGSVRDRSARQVLDQITDEFKTLPFATRWLDASRAGMALRRLKMNNLVHGYPVLKEDDGNLVSQKEHTLIVTEDGCEVTTER, encoded by the coding sequence ATGAGCAGCACCGACGTGGACCTCGACGCCGAAAAGTACGAGAAGCACCGCGAGGCCGGCGAGATCCTCGCCCAGGTCCGCGAGGAGGCGGCCGACCGGGTCGAGGTCGGCGCGTCCCAGCTCGAGGTCGCGGAGTACGCCGAGGACCGCATCCGGGAGCTCGGCGGTGAGCCCGCCTTCCCGGTCAACATCAGCGTCGACGAGGAGGCCGCCCACGCCACGCCCGCGGCCGACGACGACGCCGAGTTCGGCGAGGAGATGGTCAACCTCGACATCGGCGTGCACGTCGACGGGTGGATCGCCGACACCGCCATCACGGTGGACCTCTCGGGCAACCCCGAGCTCCAGGAGGCCAGCGCGGAGGCGCTGGAGGCCGCCATCGACGCCGTCGAGCCCGGCGTCGAGACCGGCGACATCGGCGCGGAGATCGAGTCGGTCATCGACGGCTACGGCTTCAACCCCGTGGTCAACCTCACCGGCCACGGCCTCGACCAGTACCAGCAGCACGTCGCGCCCAACATCCCGAACCGCGCCGTCTCCCAGGGCGTCGAGCTCGAAGTCGGCGACGTGGTCGCCATCGAACCGTTCGCCACCGACGGGACGGGCAAGGTCCACGAGGGCAACGACGAGGAGATCTTCGCGCTGGAGCGCGAGGGGTCGGTCCGCGACCGGTCGGCCCGGCAGGTGCTCGACCAGATCACCGACGAGTTCAAGACGCTCCCGTTCGCCACCCGGTGGCTCGACGCCTCCCGGGCCGGGATGGCGCTGCGCCGGCTGAAGATGAACAACCTCGTCCACGGCTACCCGGTGCTCAAAGAGGACGACGGCAACCTCGTCAGTCAGAAGGAGCACACCCTCATCGTGACCGAGGACGGCTGCGAAGTGACGACCGAGCGGTAG
- a CDS encoding VOC family protein: MDEDVRTEGEEHPDRPRTNGGAPAGLLHHVELYAADFEAAVSFWEWFLGDLGYERHQDWADGRSWKLGPTYLVVARAPEEYADEGFHRRHPGLNHLAFHAESRSHVDETTEKLRARGMKILYEDDHPHAGGPDHYAVYFEAPERVKVELVAPTESGVEE, encoded by the coding sequence ATGGACGAGGACGTGCGGACCGAGGGTGAAGAGCACCCCGACCGCCCGAGAACTAACGGCGGCGCCCCGGCCGGACTGCTCCACCACGTCGAACTGTACGCCGCGGACTTCGAGGCCGCAGTCTCGTTCTGGGAGTGGTTCCTCGGCGACCTCGGCTACGAGCGCCATCAGGACTGGGCCGACGGCCGGTCGTGGAAGCTGGGGCCGACGTACCTCGTGGTTGCGCGCGCTCCCGAGGAGTACGCCGACGAAGGATTCCATCGTCGGCATCCGGGGCTGAACCACCTGGCGTTCCACGCCGAGTCGCGGTCCCACGTCGACGAGACGACCGAGAAGTTGCGAGCGCGCGGGATGAAGATTCTCTACGAGGACGACCACCCCCACGCGGGCGGCCCGGACCACTACGCGGTCTACTTCGAGGCGCCCGAGCGCGTCAAGGTCGAACTGGTCGCGCCGACGGAGAGTGGAGTCGAGGAGTAA
- a CDS encoding ribose 1,5-bisphosphate isomerase, with product MSRTDPDLHESVEEAAADIASMEIRGAATIADAAAEALAAQAEDSAADDPEAFRAEMRAAARRLRETRPTAVSLPNALRYVLRGMEGSTVDELRESVVDSAAEFRRELDQAQANLGRIGANRLRDGDTVMTHCHSTDALSCVERALDQGKDISAIVKETRPRKQGHITARQLREWDVPVTLVVDNAARRYLDDADHVLVGADSIAADGSVINKVGTSGLAVNARERGVPIMVAAQTLKLHPDTMTGHTVEIEMRDEREVLTEAEEAEINGDADADGLTVENPAFDVTPPRYVDAIVTERGQFPPESIVTLMRELFGDQQGSEPWEE from the coding sequence ATGAGCCGGACCGACCCCGACCTTCACGAGAGCGTCGAGGAGGCCGCCGCCGACATCGCCAGCATGGAGATCCGGGGCGCGGCCACCATCGCCGACGCCGCGGCCGAGGCGCTGGCAGCGCAGGCCGAGGACAGCGCCGCCGACGACCCCGAGGCGTTCCGGGCGGAGATGCGGGCGGCCGCCCGCCGACTCCGGGAGACCAGACCGACCGCGGTCAGCCTGCCGAACGCGCTGCGGTACGTCCTCCGCGGGATGGAGGGGAGCACGGTCGACGAGCTCCGCGAGAGCGTGGTCGACAGCGCCGCGGAGTTCCGGCGGGAGCTCGACCAGGCCCAGGCCAACCTCGGGCGCATCGGCGCGAACCGCCTCCGGGACGGCGACACCGTGATGACCCACTGCCACTCGACCGACGCGCTATCGTGCGTCGAGCGGGCCCTCGACCAGGGCAAGGACATCTCGGCCATCGTCAAGGAGACCCGGCCGCGCAAGCAGGGCCACATCACCGCCCGCCAGCTCCGGGAGTGGGACGTGCCCGTGACCCTGGTCGTGGACAACGCCGCCCGCCGGTACCTCGACGACGCCGACCACGTGCTCGTCGGGGCCGACTCCATCGCGGCCGACGGCTCGGTCATCAACAAGGTCGGGACCTCCGGACTGGCCGTCAACGCCCGCGAGCGCGGCGTCCCCATCATGGTCGCGGCCCAGACGCTGAAGCTCCACCCCGACACGATGACCGGTCACACCGTCGAGATAGAGATGCGCGACGAGCGCGAGGTGCTGACCGAGGCGGAGGAGGCCGAGATAAACGGCGACGCTGACGCCGATGGCCTCACGGTCGAGAACCCCGCGTTCGACGTGACGCCGCCGCGGTACGTCGACGCCATCGTGACCGAGCGGGGCCAGTTCCCGCCCGAGAGCATCGTGACGCTGATGCGCGAGTTGTTCGGCGACCAGCAGGGCAGCGAGCCCTGGGAGGAGTAG
- the icd gene encoding isocitrate dehydrogenase (NADP(+)), whose amino-acid sequence MSYDKVEVPESGEKITVADAEDGLDVPENPIIPIIHGDGIGQDVGPAAQKVLETAAEATGREVNWMRLYAGESARQKYGEDVNLPDETVDAIREHRVAIKGPLTTPVGAGYRSLNVALRQTLDLYANVRPTYYLDGVPSPMKAPEEMDMVTFRENTEDVYAGIEWKAGTDEAEQVRDFVEDEMDFDGVMHEGPIGLGLKPISEKGSKRLVREAIDYAIENDRDKVTLVHKGNIMKFTEGQFGDWGMEVAEEEYPDDEVFAAPDSLWEEQDEVDIPEDAVMVEERLADAMLQWMQLRTDEFDVLAMPNLNGDYLSDAAGAQIGGLGIAPGANFGENRCLAEPVHGSAPKRAGQDMANPTALILSGRLLFEYLGWDDTGALIRDAVEQTIDSGTVTYDLARQREDAEKVGTTEYAEAICEKIEDLA is encoded by the coding sequence ATGAGCTACGACAAGGTTGAAGTCCCCGAGAGCGGGGAGAAGATCACCGTGGCCGACGCCGAGGACGGGCTCGACGTGCCCGAGAACCCCATCATCCCCATCATCCACGGGGACGGCATCGGCCAGGACGTCGGTCCGGCCGCTCAGAAGGTGCTCGAGACGGCCGCCGAAGCCACCGGCCGCGAGGTCAACTGGATGCGGCTCTATGCCGGCGAAAGCGCCCGCCAGAAGTACGGCGAGGACGTCAACCTGCCCGACGAGACGGTCGACGCCATCCGCGAGCACCGCGTCGCCATCAAGGGGCCGCTCACGACGCCCGTCGGCGCCGGCTACCGGTCGCTCAACGTCGCGCTCCGCCAGACGCTCGACCTCTACGCGAACGTCCGACCCACCTACTACCTCGACGGCGTCCCGTCCCCCATGAAGGCGCCCGAGGAGATGGACATGGTCACGTTCCGGGAGAACACCGAGGACGTCTACGCCGGCATCGAGTGGAAGGCCGGCACCGACGAGGCCGAGCAGGTCCGGGACTTCGTCGAGGACGAGATGGACTTCGACGGCGTGATGCACGAGGGCCCCATCGGGCTCGGTCTCAAGCCCATCTCCGAGAAGGGTAGCAAGCGCCTCGTCCGCGAGGCCATCGACTACGCCATCGAGAACGACCGCGACAAGGTCACGCTGGTCCACAAGGGCAACATCATGAAGTTCACCGAGGGCCAGTTCGGCGACTGGGGCATGGAGGTCGCCGAGGAGGAGTACCCCGACGACGAGGTCTTCGCCGCGCCCGACTCGCTCTGGGAGGAGCAGGACGAGGTCGACATCCCGGAGGACGCCGTCATGGTCGAGGAGCGACTGGCCGACGCGATGCTCCAGTGGATGCAGCTCCGGACCGACGAGTTCGACGTGCTCGCCATGCCGAACCTCAACGGCGACTACCTCTCTGACGCCGCGGGCGCCCAAATCGGCGGCCTCGGCATCGCGCCCGGTGCCAACTTCGGCGAGAACCGCTGTCTGGCCGAACCGGTCCACGGCTCGGCGCCCAAGCGCGCCGGCCAGGACATGGCCAACCCGACCGCGCTCATCCTCTCGGGTCGCCTGCTCTTCGAGTACCTCGGCTGGGACGACACCGGCGCGCTCATCCGCGACGCCGTCGAGCAGACCATCGACTCCGGCACGGTCACGTACGATCTCGCCCGCCAGCGCGAGGACGCCGAGAAGGTCGGCACGACCGAGTACGCCGAGGCCATCTGCGAGAAGATCGAGGACCTCGCGTAG
- a CDS encoding isoaspartyl peptidase/L-asparaginase: MKVIVHGGAGGAPDEPEPRQAVLDEAAATGAAESTVLDAVEAAVRVLESSPRFNAGVGGAVQSDGVIRTDAGVMTDDREAGAACSMPGVEHAVSAARVVLAETPHVLVSGEHAADLAGDYGVETGVDLWSAKTREKWADLDDRPEGTPREHLDWLRDRFGGSPDSAEDGASGDGAAAGDDAPNRDPKDHDTVGAVATDGEAFATATSTGGRWLALAGRVGDVPQIGSGFYAAPAGAASATGAGEDIAKATLTRRAVRHLESGRDASAAADLAIEEFAELTGSSAGVIVLDRDGNAGSAYNSDAMQTAVDGRTAGE, translated from the coding sequence ATGAAGGTCATCGTCCACGGCGGGGCCGGCGGCGCCCCCGACGAACCCGAACCCAGGCAGGCAGTGCTCGACGAGGCGGCGGCGACCGGCGCGGCCGAGTCGACGGTGCTCGACGCGGTCGAGGCCGCCGTGCGCGTGCTGGAGTCCTCGCCCCGGTTCAACGCCGGGGTCGGCGGCGCGGTCCAGAGCGACGGCGTGATCCGGACCGACGCCGGCGTCATGACCGACGACCGCGAGGCGGGCGCGGCCTGCTCGATGCCGGGCGTCGAGCACGCCGTGAGCGCCGCCCGGGTCGTCCTGGCGGAGACGCCCCACGTCCTTGTCTCGGGCGAGCACGCGGCGGACCTCGCAGGCGACTACGGGGTCGAGACCGGCGTCGACCTCTGGTCGGCGAAGACCCGCGAGAAGTGGGCCGACCTCGACGACAGGCCGGAGGGGACGCCCCGCGAGCACCTCGACTGGCTTCGGGACCGCTTCGGCGGGAGCCCCGACAGCGCGGAGGACGGCGCGTCCGGGGACGGCGCGGCGGCAGGCGACGACGCCCCGAACCGCGACCCGAAGGACCACGACACGGTTGGCGCTGTCGCCACGGACGGCGAGGCGTTCGCGACCGCCACCTCGACCGGCGGCCGGTGGCTCGCGCTGGCGGGTCGGGTCGGCGACGTCCCGCAGATCGGCAGCGGGTTCTACGCCGCCCCTGCCGGCGCCGCGAGCGCGACCGGCGCGGGCGAGGACATCGCGAAGGCGACGCTGACCCGTCGGGCGGTCCGCCACCTCGAATCTGGTCGGGACGCCTCGGCCGCCGCCGACCTGGCGATCGAGGAGTTCGCCGAACTCACCGGCTCGTCGGCGGGCGTCATCGTCCTCGACCGGGACGGGAACGCCGGGAGCGCCTACAACAGCGACGCGATGCAGACCGCGGTCGACGGGCGGACTGCCGGCGAGTAG
- a CDS encoding DUF5817 domain-containing protein: MYAVVGCSDCQALKIVEGRPETTQCPRCGKRRKFEKLKKFVETDDEDHAREVRSSMLANRQGEGEAFAELDSFTEMEARVDDAGVSDEEFLEASGIDTEEVEAAAERVENRSASTRGTSRKDTVLAALRDLDRPTEDEVVEYAGERGVPGDYVRSALEKLTRRGEVSESRGRYRLL; encoded by the coding sequence ATGTACGCCGTCGTTGGGTGTAGCGACTGTCAGGCGCTCAAGATCGTGGAGGGGCGCCCCGAGACCACCCAGTGTCCCCGGTGCGGCAAGCGCCGGAAGTTCGAGAAGCTCAAGAAGTTCGTGGAGACCGACGACGAGGACCACGCTCGCGAGGTCCGGTCCTCGATGCTCGCCAACCGCCAGGGCGAGGGCGAGGCGTTCGCGGAGCTCGACTCCTTCACCGAGATGGAGGCGCGGGTCGACGACGCGGGCGTCTCCGACGAGGAGTTCCTGGAGGCCTCGGGCATCGACACCGAGGAGGTCGAGGCCGCCGCCGAGCGCGTCGAGAACCGGTCGGCCAGCACGCGCGGCACCTCGCGGAAGGACACCGTGCTGGCGGCGCTTCGCGACCTCGACCGGCCGACCGAAGACGAGGTGGTCGAGTACGCCGGGGAGCGCGGCGTCCCGGGCGACTACGTTCGGTCGGCGTTAGAGAAGCTGACCCGCCGGGGCGAGGTCAGCGAGAGCCGCGGTCGGTATCGATTGCTGTGA
- the hmgA gene encoding hydroxymethylglutaryl-CoA reductase (NADPH) yields the protein MSDDAGSADPDALAEAVRAGELRLHELDDCADAETAAAARRRLLAAETGADLDAVGDHAIDAEQAADANVENMVGAAQIPMGVAGPVEVSGGAADGEYYLPLATTEGALVASVNRGLSVVTSAGGADARVTKSGMTRAPVFRVAGIAEAEEVVSWVSDHTDDLREAAESTTSHGELIDVEPYVVGDSVYLRFVYDTKDAMGMNMATIATREAADLVEDETPASLVAVSGNLCSDKKPAAINAVEGRGRSVTADVTIPAETVRDRLHTTPEAIEEANTRKNLVGSAKAGSLGFNAHAANVVAAAFLATGQDPAQVVEGANAITTVEAREDELYASVSLASLEVGTVGGGTKLGTQSEALDLLGLRGGGDPAGSNADALAEIIAVGALAGELSLLAALASRHLSSAHEDLGR from the coding sequence ATGAGCGACGATGCCGGCTCCGCCGACCCGGACGCCCTCGCCGAGGCAGTCCGGGCGGGCGAACTGCGACTGCACGAACTGGACGACTGCGCCGACGCCGAGACCGCCGCGGCGGCCCGGCGGCGCCTGCTAGCGGCCGAGACCGGCGCCGACCTCGACGCCGTCGGCGACCACGCGATCGACGCCGAGCAGGCCGCCGACGCCAACGTCGAGAACATGGTCGGCGCAGCCCAGATTCCGATGGGCGTCGCCGGTCCCGTCGAGGTCTCGGGCGGCGCCGCGGACGGCGAGTACTACCTCCCGCTGGCGACCACCGAGGGCGCGCTGGTCGCGAGCGTCAACCGCGGGCTGTCGGTCGTCACCTCGGCGGGGGGCGCGGACGCCCGCGTCACCAAGTCGGGGATGACTCGCGCGCCGGTGTTCCGCGTCGCGGGCATCGCGGAGGCTGAGGAGGTCGTCTCGTGGGTAAGCGACCACACCGACGACCTCCGGGAGGCCGCCGAGTCGACGACCAGCCACGGCGAACTCATCGACGTCGAGCCCTACGTGGTCGGCGACTCGGTCTACCTCCGGTTCGTCTACGACACCAAGGACGCGATGGGGATGAACATGGCCACCATCGCGACCCGCGAGGCGGCCGACCTGGTCGAGGACGAGACTCCCGCGTCGCTGGTGGCGGTCTCGGGCAACCTCTGCAGCGACAAGAAGCCCGCCGCCATCAACGCCGTGGAGGGCCGGGGCCGGAGCGTCACCGCGGACGTGACGATTCCGGCCGAGACGGTCCGGGACCGGCTCCACACCACGCCCGAGGCCATCGAAGAGGCCAACACCCGGAAGAACCTCGTCGGCTCCGCGAAGGCCGGCAGCCTGGGATTCAACGCCCACGCCGCGAACGTGGTCGCCGCGGCCTTCCTCGCGACCGGCCAGGACCCCGCGCAGGTCGTCGAGGGCGCCAACGCCATCACGACGGTAGAAGCCCGGGAAGACGAACTGTACGCCAGCGTGAGCCTCGCCAGCCTGGAGGTCGGCACGGTCGGCGGGGGCACGAAGCTCGGGACCCAGTCGGAGGCGCTGGACCTGCTAGGCCTCCGGGGCGGCGGCGACCCCGCCGGCAGCAACGCCGACGCGCTCGCCGAGATTATCGCCGTGGGCGCGCTCGCCGGCGAACTCTCGCTGCTCGCGGCGCTGGCCTCCCGGCACCTGTCGAGCGCTCACGAGGACCTGGGCCGGTAG
- a CDS encoding DUF7835 family putative zinc beta-ribbon protein, whose protein sequence is MATQNQSFQAITEACEECGRETPHDVSVQIRTESQKRENAEFSREPYRVTECQICGSESSQRMNNA, encoded by the coding sequence ATGGCTACACAAAACCAGAGTTTCCAGGCGATTACGGAAGCGTGCGAGGAATGCGGACGCGAGACGCCACACGACGTCTCCGTCCAGATCCGGACCGAGAGCCAGAAGCGGGAGAACGCCGAGTTCTCCCGGGAGCCCTACCGGGTCACCGAGTGCCAGATCTGCGGCTCGGAGTCGAGCCAGCGGATGAACAACGCGTAG
- a CDS encoding cation diffusion facilitator family transporter, whose product MSKRAVRRVGAVVLAVNVLLVVAKGAVWWTTGSLAVGSEAVNSLADVAYSVVILAGLYLTTRPPDFSHPHGHERIEPFVSLFIAVGVFAAGGAVLWRATTSVLSGDVAAAGVSPAAVAVLVATAGVKFGLYRYCLRAADRTLSPALTATALDNRNDILTAAAALVGVLGSGVGLPVLDPIAAGVVSVGILYTGYEIVQDNVDYLVGSAPPEGLRAEIVRRALDHPDVEGAHDVIAHYVGPEIDVSLHIEVEGDRTLFEAHDIETDVVESIRELDEVDDVFVHIDPKELGEWKADETVDELVGDEPPAR is encoded by the coding sequence ATGAGCAAACGCGCGGTCCGCCGGGTCGGTGCGGTCGTTCTGGCGGTCAACGTGCTGCTGGTGGTCGCCAAGGGCGCCGTCTGGTGGACGACCGGCAGCCTCGCGGTCGGCTCCGAGGCGGTCAACAGCCTCGCCGACGTCGCCTACAGCGTCGTCATCCTCGCGGGCCTCTACCTGACGACTCGGCCGCCCGACTTCAGCCACCCGCACGGCCACGAGCGCATCGAGCCGTTCGTCTCGCTGTTCATCGCCGTGGGCGTGTTCGCGGCGGGCGGGGCGGTGCTCTGGCGGGCGACCACTTCGGTGCTCTCGGGCGATGTGGCGGCCGCGGGCGTCTCCCCGGCCGCCGTCGCCGTGCTGGTCGCCACCGCGGGCGTGAAGTTCGGCCTCTACCGGTACTGCCTGCGGGCGGCCGACCGGACGCTCTCGCCGGCGCTGACCGCCACCGCGCTCGACAACCGCAACGACATCCTGACCGCGGCCGCGGCGCTGGTCGGCGTCCTCGGGTCGGGCGTGGGCCTGCCGGTGCTCGATCCCATCGCCGCGGGCGTCGTCTCGGTCGGCATCCTCTACACCGGCTACGAGATCGTCCAGGACAACGTCGACTACCTGGTCGGGAGCGCCCCGCCGGAGGGGCTCCGGGCCGAGATCGTCCGTCGCGCGCTCGACCACCCCGACGTCGAGGGCGCCCACGACGTCATCGCCCACTACGTCGGCCCGGAGATCGACGTGAGCCTCCACATCGAGGTCGAGGGCGACCGCACCCTGTTCGAGGCCCACGACATCGAGACCGACGTGGTGGAGTCGATCCGGGAGCTCGACGAGGTCGACGACGTGTTCGTCCACATCGACCCGAAGGAGCTCGGCGAGTGGAAGGCCGACGAGACGGTCGACGAACTGGTCGGCGACGAGCCGCCCGCGCGGTGA
- a CDS encoding HIT family protein: MDQVFAPWRIEWVERDGDDDVEGCVFCELPERDDDRENLVVARSDRAFVMFNNYPYNPGHAMVIPREHTGDYRDLPEETLLDHARLKQRTFDALESALSPDGFNAGLNLGRGAGGSIDDHLHTHVVPRWEGDTNFMPVISDTKVIVEAVDETYDRTREAFADQDGAEIPDDGDGAVRLRF, translated from the coding sequence ATGGACCAGGTCTTCGCGCCGTGGCGCATCGAGTGGGTCGAACGCGACGGGGACGACGACGTCGAGGGGTGCGTCTTCTGCGAACTGCCGGAGCGCGACGACGACCGGGAGAACCTCGTGGTCGCCCGGAGCGACCGCGCCTTCGTCATGTTCAACAACTACCCCTACAACCCCGGTCACGCGATGGTCATCCCCCGCGAACACACCGGCGACTACCGCGACCTCCCCGAGGAGACGCTGCTCGACCACGCCCGGCTCAAGCAGCGGACCTTCGACGCGCTGGAGTCGGCGCTCTCGCCCGACGGCTTCAACGCGGGCCTCAACCTCGGGCGGGGCGCCGGCGGCTCCATCGACGACCACCTCCACACCCACGTCGTCCCGCGGTGGGAGGGCGACACCAACTTCATGCCGGTCATCTCGGACACGAAGGTCATCGTCGAGGCCGTCGACGAGACGTACGACCGGACGCGCGAGGCGTTCGCCGACCAGGACGGTGCGGAGATTCCGGACGACGGGGACGGCGCGGTTCGCCTCCGGTTCTGA
- a CDS encoding tRNA (N(6)-L-threonylcarbamoyladenosine(37)-C(2))-methylthiotransferase gives MARYHIETYGCTSNRGESREIERRLRDAGHHRVDGPEAADVAILNTCTVVEKTERNMLRRAEELEDETADLIVTGCMALAQGEEFRQAGVDADVLHWDEVPTAVTNGECPTTTPDAEPVLDGVIGILPIARGCMSDCSYCITKRATGKIDSPPVEENVEKARALVHAGAKEIRITGQDTGVYGWDDGERKLHELLDRICDIDGEFRVRVGMANPKGVHGIREELAEVFAENEELYNFIHAPVQSGSNDVLGDMRRQHQVSEYVDIVETFDERLDYWTLSTDFIVGFPTETDRDHAQSMALLRETRPEKINVTRFSKRPGTDAAKMKGLGGTLKKERSKEMTDLKMDVVAEAYDAMVGETHEVLVVEEGTGDSVKCYDEAYRQVIVQNASERGVEPGDFLDVEITGHSTVYAFGEPV, from the coding sequence ATGGCCCGCTACCACATCGAGACCTACGGTTGCACGTCGAACCGGGGCGAGAGCCGCGAGATCGAGCGGCGGCTCCGCGACGCGGGCCACCACCGCGTCGACGGTCCCGAGGCGGCCGACGTCGCCATCCTCAACACCTGCACCGTGGTCGAGAAGACCGAGCGCAACATGCTGCGCCGGGCCGAGGAACTCGAAGACGAGACCGCCGACCTCATCGTGACCGGCTGCATGGCGCTCGCGCAGGGCGAGGAGTTCCGGCAGGCCGGCGTCGACGCCGACGTGCTCCACTGGGACGAGGTTCCCACGGCGGTCACGAACGGCGAGTGTCCGACCACCACGCCCGACGCCGAGCCGGTGCTCGACGGCGTCATCGGCATCCTCCCCATCGCCCGGGGCTGCATGTCCGACTGCTCGTACTGCATCACCAAGCGGGCGACCGGCAAGATCGACTCCCCGCCCGTCGAGGAGAACGTCGAGAAGGCCCGCGCGCTGGTCCACGCCGGCGCGAAGGAGATCCGCATCACGGGCCAGGACACCGGCGTCTACGGCTGGGACGACGGCGAGCGCAAGCTCCACGAGCTGCTCGACCGCATCTGCGACATCGACGGCGAGTTCCGGGTCCGGGTCGGGATGGCCAACCCCAAGGGCGTCCACGGCATCCGCGAGGAGCTGGCCGAGGTGTTCGCCGAGAACGAGGAGCTCTACAACTTCATCCACGCGCCGGTCCAGTCGGGGTCGAACGACGTGCTGGGCGACATGCGCCGCCAGCACCAGGTCAGCGAGTACGTCGACATCGTCGAGACGTTCGACGAGCGCCTCGACTACTGGACGCTCTCGACCGACTTCATCGTCGGCTTCCCGACCGAGACCGACCGAGACCACGCCCAGAGCATGGCGCTGCTCCGCGAGACCCGCCCGGAGAAGATCAACGTCACCCGGTTCTCGAAGCGGCCCGGCACCGACGCCGCCAAGATGAAGGGGCTAGGCGGCACCCTGAAGAAGGAGCGCTCGAAGGAGATGACCGACCTCAAGATGGACGTGGTGGCCGAGGCCTACGACGCGATGGTCGGCGAGACCCACGAGGTGCTGGTCGTCGAGGAAGGTACCGGCGACTCAGTGAAGTGCTACGACGAGGCCTACCGCCAGGTCATCGTCCAGAACGCCTCCGAGCGCGGCGTCGAGCCCGGCGACTTCCTCGACGTCGAGATCACCGGCCACAGTACGGTGTACGCGTTCGGCGAACCGGTGTGA
- a CDS encoding plastocyanin/azurin family copper-binding protein, producing MSRDFRSDRRAMLKAGGAVLVAGGLAGCTAGGQDSPGKPTSGSGTTPAGDATTTDAEEPTDAETTASSGESVTVEVGPGGRLAFEPSGDRPLVVGAGTTVEFVWKSDSHSVVVDRQPGHADWQGSPGGAGEVYDEGYSFSHTFEEPGIYEFHCEAHETVGMTGAIFVTPEGVTPEYATEDGLPVTVGPGGALTFSPGTVRPLKVPTGTEVKFVWDSDTHNIRVRDRPEGADWTGTTGDADEMYDEGHEHGHTFETPGVYWFYCLAHRSVGMVGAIVVGEKDEK from the coding sequence ATGTCACGCGACTTCCGTTCCGACCGACGCGCGATGCTGAAGGCCGGCGGTGCAGTCCTCGTCGCCGGCGGGCTCGCCGGTTGTACCGCGGGCGGTCAGGACAGCCCCGGGAAGCCCACGAGCGGCTCCGGTACCACCCCGGCCGGCGACGCTACCACTACGGACGCTGAGGAGCCGACCGACGCCGAGACGACCGCCTCCTCGGGGGAGTCCGTGACGGTCGAGGTCGGCCCCGGCGGTCGACTCGCCTTCGAGCCGAGCGGCGACCGGCCGCTGGTCGTCGGGGCGGGAACGACCGTCGAGTTCGTCTGGAAGTCCGACTCCCACAGCGTCGTGGTCGACCGCCAGCCCGGCCACGCCGACTGGCAGGGGTCGCCGGGCGGCGCGGGCGAGGTCTACGACGAGGGGTACTCCTTCTCGCACACCTTCGAGGAGCCGGGAATCTACGAGTTCCACTGCGAGGCCCACGAGACGGTCGGGATGACGGGCGCGATATTCGTTACTCCCGAGGGCGTGACCCCGGAGTACGCCACCGAGGACGGCCTCCCGGTGACCGTCGGGCCGGGCGGCGCCCTCACCTTCTCGCCGGGCACTGTCCGGCCGCTGAAGGTCCCGACCGGGACCGAGGTGAAGTTCGTCTGGGACTCCGACACCCACAATATCAGGGTCCGCGACCGGCCCGAAGGGGCCGACTGGACGGGGACGACCGGCGACGCCGACGAGATGTACGACGAGGGCCACGAGCACGGCCACACCTTCGAGACGCCCGGCGTCTACTGGTTCTACTGCCTGGCCCATCGGTCGGTCGGTATGGTCGGCGCTATCGTGGTCGGGGAGAAAGACGAGAAGTAG